Proteins encoded in a region of the Flammeovirga yaeyamensis genome:
- a CDS encoding carboxymuconolactone decarboxylase family protein, translated as MDLLKEYRDRRSVQNQKVIDNADKVVKRIYSLDTITYNDGALDAKTKEMIGLTTSLVLRCDDCVKYHLEKCVELGYTKEQIVEGMAVGNVVGGTIVIPHLRRAVEYLEALFEEKANS; from the coding sequence ATGGATTTATTAAAGGAATATAGAGATAGAAGATCAGTGCAGAATCAAAAAGTAATTGATAATGCTGATAAAGTTGTAAAGCGTATTTACAGCTTAGATACAATCACATATAATGATGGTGCATTAGATGCGAAAACAAAAGAAATGATTGGTCTAACCACTTCGTTGGTTTTAAGATGTGATGATTGTGTAAAGTATCACCTAGAGAAATGTGTGGAGTTAGGATACACCAAAGAACAGATTGTAGAAGGAATGGCTGTTGGTAATGTAGTAGGGGGTACGATTGTGATTCCACACTTACGAAGAGCAGTAGAATATTTAGAGGCTCTTTTTGAAGAAAAAGCAAATAGCTAA
- a CDS encoding TetR/AcrR family transcriptional regulator, producing MQKKESMAGRPKLFNREQVLEKSILLFWEKGYENTSTAELLEVVQLNKGSLYNEFNSKKELFIEGLKYLEEKALQNLESNLAASDTPVEVIKSLFYGVLNASPEQNCKGCILGNTIMEFAGQQKDIVDIAGRYIKQLERLFVTYIQKAKENGSFSGLGTAEDIGKYLINFWNGINISRRIYQDDKVLKEMIDFHLRILN from the coding sequence TTGCAAAAAAAAGAATCTATGGCTGGTAGACCTAAACTATTTAACCGCGAACAGGTTTTAGAAAAATCTATTCTTCTTTTTTGGGAGAAAGGATATGAAAATACAAGTACTGCTGAGTTACTAGAGGTGGTACAATTAAATAAAGGCAGCTTATACAATGAGTTTAACTCAAAGAAAGAGTTATTTATAGAAGGGTTGAAGTATTTAGAAGAAAAAGCATTACAAAATTTAGAGAGCAATTTAGCTGCATCCGATACACCTGTAGAGGTGATAAAATCTTTATTTTATGGTGTATTGAATGCTTCTCCCGAACAAAATTGTAAAGGTTGTATTCTAGGAAATACCATCATGGAGTTTGCAGGTCAGCAAAAAGATATTGTAGATATTGCTGGTAGATATATCAAGCAGCTAGAGAGATTATTTGTGACCTACATTCAAAAAGCCAAAGAAAATGGAAGTTTTTCAGGTTTAGGCACTGCAGAAGATATTGGAAAGTACCTTATCAATTTTTGGAATGGAATAAATATTAGTCGCCGTATTTATCAAGATGATAAAGTTTTAAAAGAGATGATCGATTTTCACCTAAGAATATTAAACTAA
- a CDS encoding YceI family protein, whose amino-acid sequence MKKLTLTLGVILFTFASTFAQKLNTEQSKVNWTGYKVVGSNHTGTVAVKDGELKIKKGKVQEGTIVIDLSSLTSTDLEGEWQQKLNGHLKSADFFHVEEHPTATFTLKEVSHEGDVHKLKGDLTIKGVTKEIAFDSKLSKEGKVHVLEGKIKIDRTKFGLKYGSDSFFDNLGDKAIADEFDIDFKVQTI is encoded by the coding sequence ATGAAAAAGCTTACTCTTACACTTGGTGTAATTTTATTTACTTTCGCTTCAACATTTGCTCAAAAACTTAATACTGAGCAGTCTAAAGTAAACTGGACAGGTTATAAAGTTGTTGGTTCGAACCACACAGGAACTGTTGCAGTTAAAGATGGTGAGTTAAAAATCAAAAAAGGTAAAGTTCAAGAAGGTACCATTGTCATCGATCTTTCTTCGCTAACATCTACTGACTTAGAAGGTGAATGGCAACAAAAATTAAATGGTCACTTAAAAAGTGCTGACTTCTTCCATGTTGAAGAACACCCAACAGCTACTTTTACTTTAAAAGAGGTATCTCACGAAGGTGATGTTCACAAGCTAAAAGGTGATTTAACGATTAAAGGAGTAACAAAAGAAATTGCTTTTGATTCTAAATTATCTAAAGAGGGTAAAGTACATGTACTAGAGGGTAAAATCAAGATTGACCGTACTAAATTTGGTCTTAAATATGGATCAGATAGCTTCTTTGACAACTTAGGTGACAAAGCTATTGCAGATGAATTTGATATCGATTTCAAAGTTCAAACTATCTAA
- a CDS encoding AMP-binding protein, producing the protein MTFISALDAFQKWEKEAPNLPFLHQNIHGEKLTVTYQEAGEQCRRMASALMNMGLEKGSHVALLSKNCSHWIMADLAILMAGCISIPIYPTTDKDTIKLILEHSDSKAVFIGKLDDYSSQEEGVKSVDIPRIGIEMHGVKEEYGWDELVKKNAPMQDIAKPGPDDLMTILYTSGTTGNPKGVMHKYSSVEFAVKEFEHHFSLPKNPRFFAFLSLAHIAERAAYEFIGLYLGGSIAFPESLESFPANLAEAKPHMFFAVPRIFQKFQESILKKMPQGRLDLLLKIPVINNVIRKKIKTALGFQEAVSVISGAAPISPDLQEWFKKLGIDVNQGYGMSEDVCVSHMNFPGMNRIGTVGLKYDHIQTKLSEEGEVRLKSDCLTLGYYKEPEKTKELFDEDGFLKTGDLGEYDHDGYLSIVGRVKDQFKTDKGKYISPNHLELPISDNANVEQVCVVGTGIPQPIALVIPSEDGKAISKEELSSSLSTTLQALNATLPNYEKVAKVIVMKEDWTIDNGLLTPTLKLKRNNLEKIHQPFYSEWFAKNDTVIFE; encoded by the coding sequence ATGACTTTTATCTCAGCACTAGACGCATTTCAAAAATGGGAGAAGGAAGCTCCAAACCTGCCATTTTTGCATCAAAACATTCATGGGGAAAAATTAACGGTTACGTATCAAGAAGCTGGAGAACAATGTAGAAGAATGGCTTCAGCATTAATGAACATGGGCCTAGAAAAAGGGAGTCACGTGGCACTTCTTTCTAAAAACTGTTCACATTGGATCATGGCCGATTTAGCTATCCTTATGGCAGGTTGTATAAGTATTCCAATTTATCCTACAACAGATAAGGATACAATTAAACTCATTCTTGAGCATTCGGATTCTAAAGCTGTTTTTATTGGAAAGTTAGATGATTATTCATCTCAAGAAGAAGGTGTTAAATCTGTAGATATTCCTAGAATTGGAATTGAAATGCACGGAGTGAAAGAGGAGTACGGTTGGGATGAATTGGTAAAAAAGAATGCTCCAATGCAAGATATTGCCAAACCAGGACCAGATGATTTGATGACAATTCTTTATACTTCGGGAACAACCGGAAATCCTAAAGGAGTAATGCATAAATACAGTAGCGTTGAATTTGCTGTAAAAGAATTCGAGCATCATTTTAGTTTGCCTAAAAATCCAAGATTCTTTGCTTTCTTATCTTTGGCACATATTGCTGAAAGAGCGGCTTATGAATTTATTGGTTTATACTTAGGTGGGTCGATTGCTTTCCCAGAATCGTTAGAATCCTTCCCTGCGAATCTAGCTGAAGCTAAACCTCATATGTTCTTTGCTGTGCCTAGAATCTTCCAAAAATTCCAAGAGAGTATACTTAAAAAGATGCCTCAAGGTAGATTGGATTTACTGCTGAAAATTCCTGTGATTAATAATGTCATTAGAAAAAAGATAAAAACAGCTTTGGGATTCCAAGAGGCAGTTTCTGTTATTTCTGGTGCAGCACCTATATCTCCTGATTTACAAGAATGGTTTAAGAAATTAGGCATTGATGTCAATCAAGGGTACGGAATGTCAGAGGATGTTTGTGTATCGCATATGAACTTCCCCGGTATGAATAGAATCGGAACTGTTGGGTTAAAGTACGATCATATTCAAACCAAACTTTCTGAAGAAGGAGAGGTGAGGTTAAAAAGTGATTGTTTGACTCTTGGTTATTATAAAGAGCCAGAAAAGACAAAAGAACTATTTGATGAAGATGGTTTCCTTAAAACGGGCGATTTAGGAGAATATGATCATGATGGATACCTGTCTATTGTTGGTCGAGTAAAAGATCAATTTAAAACAGATAAAGGAAAGTATATTTCTCCAAACCATTTAGAATTACCAATTTCTGATAATGCAAATGTAGAGCAAGTATGTGTAGTGGGAACAGGAATTCCACAGCCTATTGCTCTAGTGATTCCTTCTGAAGATGGTAAAGCTATATCAAAAGAAGAGTTGTCTTCTTCTTTATCAACTACTCTACAGGCATTAAATGCTACTTTACCAAACTATGAAAAAGTAGCTAAAGTGATTGTAATGAAAGAAGATTGGACTATAGATAATGGACTTTTAACTCCTACTTTGAAGTTGAAGAGAAATAATCTTGAGAAAATTCATCAGCCATTCTATAGTGAGTGGTTTGCAAAGAATGACACAGTAATCTTTGAGTAA
- the mmuM gene encoding homocysteine S-methyltransferase yields the protein MAVLEKDFYLLDGGLSNAIKKLGGNVNNQLWTADLIHHQEEVIKNAHLNYLKSGAEIIISSSYQASIKGFMENGFSHEVAIDLLKKTTEIAQSAKEEYRAISKREVFIAGSIGPYAAYLADGSEYKGYDEAVDENTLRSFHNERLKIIDATDIDVLAVETIPSLEEAKVLNDLIEKCEHKAWFSFSCKNEKQLNDGTDIIDIVSLLKHNNNVMALGINCTHPKYILGLISEILNAGWKKKLVIYPNAGMVYNPYTKTWLGTSSPEDFLTLALQWKEAGANIIGGCCEISEEHIHLLHKRLVS from the coding sequence ATGGCAGTATTAGAAAAAGATTTTTATTTATTGGACGGTGGATTATCCAATGCTATCAAAAAGCTTGGGGGTAATGTCAATAATCAGTTATGGACAGCCGATTTAATTCATCATCAAGAAGAAGTAATTAAAAACGCACACCTGAATTATTTGAAATCAGGAGCAGAGATCATCATAAGTAGCAGCTATCAGGCATCTATCAAAGGATTTATGGAGAACGGATTTTCTCATGAAGTGGCCATAGATCTTTTAAAGAAAACGACAGAAATAGCTCAATCAGCAAAAGAAGAATATAGAGCAATTTCAAAAAGGGAGGTTTTCATTGCAGGAAGTATTGGTCCTTATGCAGCCTATTTGGCGGATGGAAGCGAATACAAAGGGTATGATGAAGCGGTAGATGAAAATACATTAAGATCATTTCATAATGAGAGGCTAAAAATTATTGATGCTACAGATATAGATGTTCTTGCAGTAGAAACAATTCCATCACTTGAAGAAGCTAAAGTTCTAAACGATTTAATAGAGAAATGTGAGCATAAAGCTTGGTTTTCTTTTTCATGTAAGAACGAAAAACAATTGAACGATGGTACTGATATTATCGATATCGTTTCTTTGTTAAAGCATAATAATAATGTAATGGCTTTAGGGATTAATTGTACACATCCAAAATATATTTTAGGTCTTATTTCTGAAATATTAAATGCAGGTTGGAAGAAAAAATTAGTGATATATCCTAATGCAGGAATGGTATATAATCCTTATACAAAAACTTGGCTGGGAACCTCATCTCCAGAAGATTTCCTCACTTTAGCTTTACAATGGAAAGAGGCCGGAGCTAATATTATAGGTGGATGCTGTGAAATTAGCGAAGAGCACATTCACTTACTCCATAAAAGGTTAGTATCGTGA
- a CDS encoding DUF3857 domain-containing protein: MLYYFKQILITLFLLSHAVVFAQNAQVVSYDTHIAIENGKLKKTVDVSIQINDKDAVYFGEVEIPYNSSMRVNRAYILDKNGVQVKKLKGKDIGTKSLTDNSTFYSDAHVKYFNLKWSNFPYTIYYSYTVSEDNYVNLATWSPAYFSNIDIQSASLEVELPLHYQYKVYEKGNYIKSENNKEGKKTMSWEFDLSQDLVIKSERFSPHLFDKLPLVIITPKNVDFGGEGDMSTWKSYGDWVYSLSDGLDELTPLEKRRVHALTDHIPNKREKAKVLYRYMQENTRYINVTIDIGGLKPYPADYVCENKYGDCKALTNYMKALLKEVDIPSYAIDVNAGSEVKKIISDFPSQQFNHVILGVPFEKDTVYLENTSKYLPFNYLSDFTYGRQALWVEKGNSRLITLPSYTTDNAKEEVDLNFKLKDNLTADLSVDWTVRGTHFATLLEVKNTFNENEQKEYFKNLALVYDIEVDSMSINTIPDSDALEVKLEGTVQKIIRQVGTLKVISPINFFNTKLEDIKDRVHDVVVHHPIHQQFTVTYDLSVFDKDFVEFSPEKIIATKYGSFAITYEHIKQENKVKMHQTLLIPSGHYPIKEYAGFHDFIKNVENIMKNSNVILKRTI, translated from the coding sequence ATGCTTTATTATTTCAAACAAATTCTAATTACTCTATTTCTATTGTCTCATGCTGTGGTCTTTGCTCAAAATGCACAAGTCGTAAGTTATGATACACATATTGCTATTGAAAATGGGAAATTAAAAAAAACTGTTGATGTATCTATCCAAATAAATGACAAGGACGCGGTGTACTTTGGAGAAGTTGAAATCCCTTATAATTCTTCCATGCGTGTTAACCGTGCTTATATTTTAGATAAAAATGGTGTACAGGTAAAAAAATTAAAAGGAAAGGATATTGGTACAAAAAGTCTAACTGATAATAGCACTTTTTACAGCGATGCCCATGTAAAGTACTTTAATTTAAAGTGGAGTAATTTTCCTTATACTATTTATTATTCTTACACTGTATCGGAAGACAATTATGTAAACTTAGCCACGTGGAGTCCTGCCTACTTTAGTAACATAGATATTCAAAGTGCTTCTTTAGAAGTTGAATTACCCTTGCATTACCAATATAAAGTATATGAAAAAGGGAATTACATTAAATCTGAAAACAACAAGGAAGGAAAAAAAACAATGTCTTGGGAGTTTGACTTGTCTCAGGATTTAGTTATCAAATCAGAACGTTTTTCACCTCACCTATTTGATAAGTTACCATTAGTGATCATCACCCCTAAAAATGTTGATTTTGGAGGGGAAGGCGATATGTCAACATGGAAATCTTATGGCGATTGGGTCTACAGTTTGTCCGATGGATTAGATGAATTAACTCCTCTAGAGAAGAGAAGAGTACATGCTTTAACAGATCATATACCTAACAAAAGAGAAAAAGCAAAAGTACTGTATCGTTACATGCAAGAAAATACAAGATACATTAATGTAACGATTGATATTGGAGGCTTAAAACCTTATCCAGCAGACTATGTTTGTGAAAATAAATATGGCGACTGTAAAGCTTTAACCAACTACATGAAAGCACTTTTGAAGGAAGTAGACATTCCATCCTACGCAATTGATGTAAATGCTGGATCAGAAGTAAAAAAAATAATATCCGATTTCCCAAGTCAACAGTTTAATCACGTGATCCTTGGAGTTCCATTTGAAAAGGATACGGTGTATTTAGAAAATACCTCAAAATATCTGCCCTTTAATTATTTAAGTGACTTCACTTATGGCAGACAAGCACTATGGGTAGAAAAAGGGAACAGTCGTTTAATCACTTTACCAAGTTATACAACAGATAATGCCAAAGAAGAAGTTGATCTAAACTTTAAGTTGAAGGACAACTTAACAGCAGATTTATCAGTGGATTGGACAGTAAGAGGGACTCATTTTGCTACTCTATTGGAAGTGAAAAACACCTTTAATGAAAATGAACAAAAAGAGTATTTTAAAAACTTAGCCTTAGTTTATGATATTGAAGTAGATAGTATGTCTATCAATACAATTCCTGATTCAGATGCCTTGGAAGTGAAATTGGAAGGAACCGTTCAAAAAATCATCAGACAAGTCGGTACCTTAAAAGTGATTTCACCAATTAACTTTTTCAATACAAAATTAGAAGATATAAAAGATAGAGTTCACGATGTGGTGGTTCATCATCCCATACACCAACAATTTACTGTTACTTACGATTTAAGTGTTTTTGATAAAGACTTTGTAGAATTCTCACCAGAGAAAATTATAGCCACAAAATATGGTAGTTTTGCCATTACTTACGAACACATAAAACAAGAGAATAAAGTCAAAATGCATCAGACCTTATTGATACCAAGTGGACATTATCCAATTAAAGAATATGCTGGATTTCATGATTTTATAAAAAATGTAGAGAATATCATGAAAAACTCTAATGTTATACTTAAACGAACTATTTAA
- a CDS encoding Smr/MutS family protein, with protein sequence MNIGDKVRSLHDNMDGIVVGFKKNNIIEVEVDGFRMDFVEGDLAIVSQVESDEFGSVEEEERVVTPSLKKKQQNRPKAALPMISERGLFIAFVHQNDQILDVYICNNSDLTIPFVLGTERKGDYKGVHTAVLHPRTQLKVDQVTLQNFEEWPAYVFQSLFFYAGPSVNHEPLIKKLRFKASTFFNNKKEVPGMSADGYVFQLDVKALEAVDADKIKDGILEKRTPSEKVEKVVQKPASEVDLHAEALGLDPNMGNSTLSMQILHFEKELDAAIVTGMDHITFIHGIGSGKLKTEIQKRLSKHPDVEYYEDARKEKFGYGATYAKLK encoded by the coding sequence ATGAATATTGGAGATAAAGTAAGAAGTTTACACGATAACATGGATGGTATCGTAGTCGGCTTTAAGAAAAATAATATTATTGAGGTTGAAGTGGATGGCTTTCGAATGGATTTTGTCGAAGGTGATTTAGCCATTGTATCTCAAGTAGAATCTGATGAGTTCGGGAGTGTTGAAGAAGAGGAAAGAGTCGTAACTCCTTCGTTAAAAAAGAAACAACAAAACCGACCAAAAGCAGCTTTACCTATGATTTCCGAAAGGGGATTATTTATTGCTTTTGTACATCAGAACGATCAAATTCTTGACGTTTATATTTGTAACAACTCAGATTTAACCATTCCTTTTGTATTAGGGACGGAGAGAAAAGGGGATTATAAAGGAGTACATACCGCTGTTCTTCATCCGAGAACACAACTAAAGGTAGATCAGGTAACCCTTCAAAATTTTGAAGAATGGCCTGCTTATGTATTCCAATCTTTATTCTTTTATGCTGGTCCAAGTGTTAACCACGAGCCTTTAATTAAAAAACTAAGATTTAAAGCATCTACTTTCTTTAATAATAAAAAAGAAGTTCCAGGTATGAGTGCTGATGGATATGTTTTCCAATTAGACGTAAAAGCATTGGAAGCAGTAGACGCCGACAAAATTAAAGATGGTATTTTAGAGAAAAGAACACCTTCAGAAAAAGTTGAGAAGGTTGTTCAGAAGCCTGCCTCTGAAGTAGACTTACATGCTGAAGCACTTGGGTTAGATCCAAATATGGGCAACTCTACTTTAAGTATGCAAATTCTTCATTTTGAGAAGGAATTAGATGCCGCAATTGTGACTGGTATGGATCATATTACTTTTATTCACGGAATTGGTAGCGGAAAACTGAAAACTGAAATTCAGAAGCGTTTATCTAAACATCCAGATGTGGAGTATTATGAAGATGCTAGAAAAGAGAAGTTTGGTTATGGTGCCACCTATGCGAAACTAAAATAA
- a CDS encoding lipocalin family protein — protein MKKYLYIVFILLLWACENPKPYGDLYVQVRDEQGKEVVNGKVNLYASHEDFVDQKNAVAQEQTTDVNGLAFFLKLDSGSYYVSASLIDTANGIEKNNFLVNTEVKVVSTEIGYRNSITVIIWDSFITHLTSPTGKKWVISRMIDNATGEDVEIPDCSKDDEWVFYRNGTFKYNDLSANCAETDDDSFEGTFAPVGNGSYILIQDQDQKVRYGLYIISVTANQMLAQYGPHLIYYQLKQ, from the coding sequence ATGAAAAAGTACCTTTACATAGTATTCATATTACTTCTTTGGGCCTGTGAGAATCCTAAGCCATATGGAGACTTATATGTTCAGGTAAGAGACGAGCAGGGTAAGGAGGTAGTCAATGGAAAAGTGAACCTATATGCTTCACATGAAGATTTTGTGGATCAAAAAAATGCTGTAGCACAGGAACAAACTACAGATGTTAATGGGTTAGCCTTTTTTCTAAAACTGGATAGTGGTTCTTATTATGTTTCTGCATCCTTAATAGATACAGCCAATGGAATAGAAAAGAACAACTTCCTAGTGAATACTGAAGTAAAAGTTGTTTCTACAGAAATTGGCTATAGAAATTCAATTACGGTAATTATCTGGGATTCCTTTATTACTCATTTAACTTCTCCTACAGGAAAAAAATGGGTCATTTCGAGAATGATAGATAATGCCACAGGGGAAGACGTAGAAATACCCGATTGTTCTAAGGACGATGAGTGGGTATTTTACAGAAATGGTACTTTTAAATACAATGATTTGAGTGCAAATTGTGCCGAAACTGATGATGATAGTTTTGAAGGTACATTTGCACCGGTAGGTAATGGATCATATATATTGATTCAGGATCAGGATCAAAAAGTGAGGTATGGTTTATACATAATCTCCGTTACTGCGAATCAAATGTTAGCTCAGTATGGTCCTCACCTAATTTATTATCAACTAAAGCAATAG
- a CDS encoding ribonuclease HII, whose translation MLASSFTKDKVEAGLDEAGRGCLAGPVVAAAVILPKNFSHPDLNDSKKLTHKKRMALREVIIKEAIDYKVIEVQAEEIDKINILQASFTAMHRCVDGLTEKPELLLIDGNRFRPYKGIEHECIVKGDGKYLSIAAASILAKTHRDLLMTKLSEEFPHYGWEKNAGYPTKQHRAAIAAHGTTPWHRNSFKLLPEQKTIEF comes from the coding sequence ATGTTAGCATCAAGTTTTACAAAAGATAAAGTAGAAGCAGGTTTAGATGAAGCGGGAAGAGGTTGTTTGGCAGGACCTGTAGTCGCTGCTGCTGTAATTTTACCTAAGAATTTCTCTCACCCTGATTTAAATGATTCCAAAAAGTTAACCCATAAAAAAAGAATGGCGTTAAGAGAGGTAATCATTAAAGAAGCCATAGATTATAAAGTAATTGAAGTACAGGCTGAAGAAATTGATAAAATTAATATTTTACAAGCCTCATTTACGGCAATGCATCGCTGTGTAGATGGTTTAACAGAAAAACCAGAACTTTTACTAATCGATGGAAATCGTTTTAGACCATATAAAGGGATAGAACACGAATGTATAGTAAAGGGAGACGGTAAATATTTAAGTATTGCTGCAGCGTCTATTTTAGCAAAAACGCATAGAGATCTTTTAATGACAAAATTGTCAGAAGAATTTCCTCACTATGGTTGGGAGAAAAATGCTGGGTATCCTACAAAACAACATAGGGCAGCTATTGCAGCCCATGGAACTACCCCTTGGCACAGAAATTCTTTCAAACTTTTACCCGAGCAAAAAACAATAGAGTTTTAA
- a CDS encoding peroxiredoxin family protein, whose amino-acid sequence MNFLKTISILLLALFMGCSSAQKEEGKNTTLSKWRAVITNNHQKDIPFYLQVEGEGDQQVWTVINGDERMKLDEVFYEGDSLHVPLLIYEAEIIVKESEDSLNGRFLRKGAYSLPFIAEKGKANRFSVSESPDVDFTGKYAVKLGKTESIGLFRQNGMYVTGTFMTATGDYRYLEGVVEGNKMKLSSFDGVHILRFEVEKEENKLVNGKMWSGKEAFKTWQGIKDDRAKLPDPKTLTYLKEGYSHISFAFENSEGKVISLGDERYDDKVVILQIMGSWCPNCLDESKFFGPLYKKYNEKGLEIIGLSFERSEEAEKAFKRISRMKKKLNLDYEILYAGTPQMTSEALPMLNKVMSFPTSIVIDKNRKVREIHTGFTGPGTGEYYEKYVAEFTQLIQTLLAEEPSQK is encoded by the coding sequence ATGAACTTCTTAAAAACAATATCCATCTTACTACTTGCACTTTTCATGGGCTGTTCATCCGCTCAAAAAGAGGAAGGGAAGAACACTACTCTTTCTAAGTGGAGGGCAGTTATAACGAACAATCATCAAAAAGATATTCCATTTTATCTACAAGTAGAGGGAGAGGGAGATCAACAAGTATGGACGGTTATTAATGGTGATGAAAGAATGAAACTAGATGAGGTTTTCTATGAAGGAGATTCTCTTCATGTTCCATTATTGATTTACGAAGCAGAGATCATTGTAAAAGAAAGTGAAGATTCATTGAATGGTCGTTTTTTAAGAAAAGGTGCTTACTCTCTTCCATTTATTGCCGAAAAAGGAAAAGCTAATCGTTTCTCTGTTTCGGAAAGTCCTGATGTGGACTTTACTGGAAAATATGCGGTAAAATTAGGTAAGACCGAATCTATAGGGTTGTTCAGACAAAATGGAATGTATGTTACAGGTACATTCATGACTGCTACCGGAGACTACCGCTATTTGGAAGGAGTTGTTGAAGGCAATAAAATGAAACTTTCTTCTTTTGATGGTGTTCATATTTTAAGATTCGAAGTTGAAAAGGAAGAGAATAAACTTGTGAATGGTAAAATGTGGTCAGGAAAAGAAGCATTTAAAACATGGCAGGGGATTAAAGATGACCGTGCTAAGCTTCCAGATCCAAAAACATTGACTTACCTTAAAGAAGGATATAGCCATATTTCTTTTGCCTTTGAAAATTCTGAGGGTAAAGTGATTTCATTAGGAGATGAAAGGTACGATGATAAAGTAGTGATCTTACAAATTATGGGTTCTTGGTGTCCAAATTGTTTGGATGAGAGCAAGTTTTTTGGTCCACTTTACAAGAAATATAATGAGAAAGGATTAGAGATTATCGGTTTGTCATTTGAACGTTCTGAAGAAGCAGAAAAAGCATTTAAAAGAATATCGAGAATGAAGAAGAAACTTAATTTAGATTATGAAATTCTTTATGCCGGTACCCCTCAAATGACTTCCGAAGCATTACCAATGCTAAATAAAGTAATGTCTTTTCCAACATCAATAGTAATTGATAAAAACCGAAAAGTAAGAGAAATACATACAGGTTTTACTGGTCCGGGAACTGGAGAGTATTACGAGAAATATGTGGCTGAATTCACTCAGTTAATCCAAACACTATTGGCTGAAGAACCTTCACAAAAATAA
- a CDS encoding ABC transporter ATP-binding protein, protein MSKRKTILRVENFVKSYEEGKLAVDHLSFDVKEGEVFALIGKSGCGKTTSLKLLSGQMRPDDGSAYIYGERILGPHERLLAGHDKIALVEQDYNLFNHQTVADNIKYPIRRSSKKYQEYRLKELLRICELEDYRDTRPKELSGGQKQRVAIARAIADEPPVLLLDEPFSHLDMAMRSDLRRMVKNIAIEANISVVFVTHDTHDALSMSDRIGVMSHGKILQIASPEEIYKQPLNGYAAHFFPHCNVLTSDQLASIGIQKEKGEYMARPEWLDVVEADNSEHTATLKHIDYFGNASYGEWEFEQGFSIWIHHDSFFTIKIGEKRNIQMLNHVDWWKLQD, encoded by the coding sequence ATGTCAAAAAGGAAAACGATTTTAAGGGTTGAAAACTTTGTAAAATCATACGAAGAAGGAAAATTAGCAGTAGATCATTTATCATTTGATGTTAAAGAAGGAGAAGTCTTTGCATTGATTGGAAAAAGTGGCTGCGGTAAAACAACATCCTTAAAACTTTTATCTGGACAAATGCGTCCCGACGATGGGAGTGCATACATTTATGGCGAAAGAATATTAGGTCCACACGAACGTCTATTGGCGGGACATGATAAAATTGCACTTGTAGAGCAAGACTATAACTTATTTAATCATCAAACTGTAGCAGATAATATTAAATACCCTATTAGAAGGTCGAGTAAAAAATATCAGGAGTACCGTCTAAAAGAACTTTTAAGAATCTGTGAGTTAGAGGATTATAGAGATACTCGTCCAAAAGAATTATCTGGTGGACAAAAACAAAGAGTAGCCATCGCTAGAGCAATAGCAGATGAACCACCAGTACTTTTATTGGATGAACCATTCTCACACCTTGATATGGCAATGCGTTCAGATTTAAGAAGAATGGTGAAAAATATTGCTATTGAAGCAAATATTTCTGTAGTATTCGTAACACATGATACACACGATGCATTATCTATGTCGGATAGAATCGGTGTAATGTCTCATGGAAAAATATTACAAATCGCTTCTCCTGAAGAAATTTATAAGCAACCATTAAATGGTTATGCTGCACACTTCTTCCCTCATTGTAATGTCTTAACTTCTGATCAATTGGCTTCAATTGGTATTCAAAAAGAAAAAGGAGAATACATGGCTAGACCAGAATGGTTAGATGTAGTAGAGGCAGATAATTCTGAACATACAGCTACACTAAAGCATATCGATTATTTTGGTAATGCGAGTTATGGAGAGTGGGAGTTTGAGCAGGGATTTAGTATTTGGATCCATCATGATAGCTTTTTTACTATCAAAATTGGAGAAAAACGTAATATCCAGATGTTGAATCATGTGGATTGGTGGAAATTACAAGATTAA